The DNA sequence CTGTATTGTAACAGAGTTATGGGTTATAGGAGTGTGGACCGACAAATATGGTCATGGCTCATTTCCCCTTTgataacacagcacacaggtgattgacaggtccggaagggagagacaggaagtgatgcgaACACCGTGCCTACCGGTGTGTTGGGGAGCAGGTAAGTGGAACAGGGCCAGTGGGTTAGGCTTTatcaacaggaagtggagaGACTGAAATGCTGAGAGTACATGAGGgggtgaaggaggaagagaaagacagcgagggagggaggaggactACGTGTGGAGTagcatgtggagagagagagagagagagagagagagagagagagagaaacagagagatatgTTTCGCACTGGGCTGTGACTTTGAGCTTTCTATTTTCTCCACCAACACGCACTCAGAGGAGTGTCAAAACGCTATTTATACACGGCAACATTTACCGATGCAAAAATAACCCAGAATCGCTGATCAGTTGCGCACAGGCTATGGCTGTCAGTGTTTTGTTATTGCAaattttcacacatttttatgTGAATTATGAGAAAGGCAACAGAAAGGAACCAAATAGTATGATCTGATGGTCCTGATGTCACGCAGGGTATTAAACAgaattaagtgtgtgtaagagtacgTGATTTATACAATTTTAGCTGCATCTAATCATGCTcaatcatgttttgttttctgcatTGCATTCAGTAAGAGCCTGTGAAATAATCCTTTTGACATTTTCCCCATATTTTTTCTCACAAAGAGCGTCAGTGTTTTCAAAACCAGTGCACAGCCTTTTGCTGATGCATAGTGACACTACACCACTATAGATTTACTCACAGATCCTGTGCTCGGACAGACGTTTTAGTTTTCTCAGGTTTAGTTCAGTCAGATTTATATCACCTTAAACAGCTTAATTCAAATTTTGTGGGGAGGACATGGCTAACAGTTTGATGAAAGCAACCTGACAACCTGAAAAATTATACTTATAGTTATTGCACTAATCAAATTATTCATGTTTACCTGGCCTGTTATAACTTTATTTGTGTCTTAactttttgtttagttttggtGAAGTAAAATGTGAAATTTGTTCTCAGTTTTTCAAACTCAAGAGCCACTGCACCATCTAGTGGTCACTATATTACATGCATCATTTAAAGCCAATAGACCAAAACCTAGGAGTAGATGAACATTCCAACACTCTCAGCATGTGTAATATGTGAAAGAATAATAGATACCTTATTACTCCATTACTTGGTgtaaaatgtctttattttaagcttcctgcattataaatattataaatactTTTTTCAGACCATAGTTGTCAAGAAAACAGGCACCACATCAGCGTTGGCTCCTTGTGTCCAGTGCCTGTGTCTCCCATCATGACCACCAGAAGCTGACAGAAAAGCTCAGCTCCAATGAGCGCACATAGTGCCAGTGCTTGACTGGGATGAACAGGACCTCACCAGGCTGAAGAACACACTCCTGATAGGACGCCTTCAGGAAGTCTGGAAAACTGACCGTTTCGGGGTTCTCCACGTCTACCTGCACCACACATAGTCATGGCTCACTAGATGTCATGCATCGTTGATGCTTTGATGTTCATTGTTGCTCATTTGTGTTTGATTTTATTTGACACCTTACCAGCATATAGAACTCAGTGAAAAGTAATACTAAAATAATGCATCCAACAGTATACAGGAAGGGGTCACGGGTGCACTTGGAAACAACCTGCCTTACCTGACTGGTGTTATGGAGGAGCTGGGACTGATGGGGATAGagtctctccgtctcctctggAGAGTACAGACGAATGTACTTCCTGCCCACCACCTGGAAAAGAGGACAAGAAAATTAAGATAACGatcaacacctacacacacaacacacacacacaccgagtaaGAACTCTTCTAAACTACACACCTGAGCCAGAAAGTTCTGCTGGGGGTCCTGATGAAGTGGGGAGATGGTGCCTCTGGGTCCAAACCAAGCATTGATGGTGatgttttcttcctctccctcaccaaGACAACAGTAGTCAGGGATTCGAATGTCTTCTTTCAGCTCAGGGATCTGAAGTCCAACACAGTTAATTTATGACAATCAGATGACTTCTTTGCAAAGTGATGACATAGGCCTGATACTTTTATATAATACATTTGCGAACATTTCTAAaattctgttttcactttgtcattatggggtattgggtgcagattgatgagggaaaaatgtatttaaacgACTAAAGCATAAAGTTTGCAACATGAAAAAAAGTGGAGGGGTCTGTATACTTTCTGAATACAATGCATATCTCAAATACTTGACTGTTTAATATTAAATGTAATTCGTGCAATGGTATATAATGcactctttcattttgtaattcacaatacaaatatcaaacatAAAATTGGAATTAACTTAATTTGACAAAGTGATGTGCTGTAATGACATTCAAAGCATTCAAAACCACATAATTTACCACAAAAGAAAAACTTAACATCAAGACGTGCAGACAAGTCCTAACCTGATCAAAGAGCTGATGTTGTGCAAGGTATCCTttaccagtgtgtgtctgtgagcaaaAGAGGGAAATCAGTGGCAAAAACATATTAAGTGATTCAAAGGAAGTTGCCTTCACATGCTTCATACAGTATGTTCACTATCACAGTCTTATTTGAGGAGGGCAAGTTAGAATACTTGGAAATTGAGGAACTTACCTCTCCAAGAATGTAGCGGTCTATGAACTCACTGACAGTTATTAGAGTCTGTGACCAGGCCTCATCTGTGTATCTGGAGCCTACTTCCACAGGTACAGTTCGACACCCAGCCACAATTCGCAGATAGTCTATGCTTCAAGGCCAAATAGCACAAAAGTATTAAAAATGGATTGTGCACAACCCAACGCATGAGCGAACAGAACAAAAATATGCGTATATATGCCCAACACTAACAGCTACACATACTTACAGTACATGATACAATGGTAGACACATAATGCACAGAATATGTCAAGCAGGACAAACATTCAACAGGTAAGTGTGGTCAATACCTCCATGGGTGCTCCTTAAAGGCAGGCCAATGATCAATAATACCCTCCAATATAACAGGCTTCTGGGTATCCAGAAATTCTGTCCTAAAATGCTCCAGTGATGGACAATGAATCCTGGGCACTGCTTTGGCTGGATTAATCATAGGTGTGGAGTCACATTCTTCATTGATTTTCTGAATGGGGAAGAGAGTAAAGAATTAACTTTTTTAAACTAAAAGTTTTCTTCAAaacagtgataaaaaaaaaaaatcaaagctaAAACCTTTAAAGCAGGACAAAAATGAGACTGGAGAATGTGTTGACTAATGTCATTATGGCTATGACAGTGACAGTACATCACTAACGGCATCAGCtataaaaatgtacaaataacTTACACATTCCCACAGACACAATCTATAGAAGAGTGTGCATTCTATTTGAATCATATAAGTGACGGTATATAAACCTTTCTTTTCGGCGCTTCACTTGACTCTGCATGTCTGCTCTGCCATGCTTTTGCTTTGTTCTGCAGCACCCTCACAAGCTTTTGAAGGACATCATCCAGAATGGAAGCTCCCATGAGTAGTCCCATGTCACAGGTTTTAATGGCCTCATGGATCTTGAACTGACTGAGGTCTCCACGACACAGAGCAGCCACTTTAAAAAGGCAGCCGTATGAATAgacactcctccactccttggCCACATCACGCCAGGTGCCTGTATTCAGCTTCTCCCAAGAAAAGTCAAGAACAATCTGAGCCTTTTCAGCCCAAGACTGTGTTCCCTTTTTGTCATACAGCTGGTGCCTGGCTTGCTTCAAAATGTCTACTAGGCTTAGCTCAATTTTCTCACTGAAGTTGAGACTAAACTCAGATTCAGTGATAGGCAAGACAGTCTGTATGTCTGGCCACAGCTGAGCCATAGGCTTTCATGCAATGGCTACCATACATACAATCgctaacacaaaaacaaatcactcTATAACTCATAAACAATAATACTCATAACCACTAACTAATAATCGCTAACCAATCCCCAAAAACTACTGTCAGAAAAGTTAGCAAGATATTATGACATTAACGTTAGAGTTAATGTCAACTGGGGATATTTCACAATGGCTAGGTAACTGTTTTGTAAACGAATAGAACACAAGCAACTACACTTTTTCTAATGTTCCGCTCTTTAGGTGTACAAATTGTGGCACATCCTACAAACGTGTCTACATTACAGGCATA is a window from the Clupea harengus unplaced genomic scaffold, Ch_v2.0.2, whole genome shotgun sequence genome containing:
- the kdm8 gene encoding lysine-specific demethylase 8 translates to MAQLWPDIQTVLPITESEFSLNFSEKIELSLVDILKQARHQLYDKKGTQSWAEKAQIVLDFSWEKLNTGTWRDVAKEWRSVYSYGCLFKVAALCRGDLSQFKIHEAIKTCDMGLLMGASILDDVLQKLVRVLQNKAKAWQSRHAESSEAPKRKKINEECDSTPMINPAKAVPRIHCPSLEHFRTEFLDTQKPVILEGIIDHWPAFKEHPWSIDYLRIVAGCRTVPVEVGSRYTDEAWSQTLITVSEFIDRYILGETHTGKGYLAQHQLFDQIPELKEDIRIPDYCCLGEGEEENITINAWFGPRGTISPLHQDPQQNFLAQVVGRKYIRLYSPEETERLYPHQSQLLHNTSQVDVENPETVSFPDFLKASYQECVLQPGEVLFIPVKHWHYVRSLELSFSVSFWWS